CCCGAGGCGCCGACGAACTCCACCTCGGGGCAGTCGTACATATGAGCATCCAGGACGTTGGCGAGGCCGACGGACTGGTAGATGCGCATGGCCTCGTCGTCACAGGTGATGGCGCGAGGCTGGCTGTGGGGGGTGAGGTCGCGCTCGAGGACGAGCGTCCGCACCCCGTATAGACCGAGGAAGTTGGCCGTCAGCGCACCCACCGGGCCGCATCCGGCGATGAGCACGTCCGTCTCTTCGACCTGGGGCGTCATGGAACTCCGAACTCCTGCCAGGGAGACCCCCGGGATGGGGTCCTGGCAGGCGGGAATCTACCGGATGGCAGGCGGCCCACCACAGCCCATGTCATGGGGCGGCCCGGGGGGCGAACGGGCGAGGGCTCGTCACACCTGGTACCCATCTCGCCCGCCCGTCGAGCTTCCTTCTCTCCTTCTCCAGCGATATGACTTCCCAAGTCATATCCAGAAACACTACATTTGCCGTCCTCACCGTCTCCGTGAAGTCCACGGGCATGACGCGTGGACTTCACCCCGAGAACCAGCCACCGCGGGTCAGACTACCCGACGCACGGAATCGACCCGCCGACCATTATTTCTGGGTATACGCACCTTGCAACACTCCCCCCGCCATGCGCACGGACCTCCATATCATCGCCAGCTGCACCAAGAGGAAGCGGGCTCCGGTGCCCCCGGAGCTGCGCCTGCGGGAGCTGCGCGAGACGAAGCCCGACCTCCGGGCCCGGCGCTGGTGGAGCCGCCTTCACGAGCACCCGCACCCCACCCTCCCCGCGGAGTCCCTGTACGCGGGCGAGCACTGGCGCGTCGTCCTGGAGCTGCCTCCCCTCGCCCTCCAGGCCCGGCTCCGGCCCCGGCTCTGGGTGGCCTCGGCCGGCTACGGGCTCATCCCCTCGGATGCCCCCATCCGCCCCTACTCGGCCACCTTCTCCCGGGACGACGAGGACTCCGTCGTCCCTCGCCACCCCTCCCGGTCCACCGGCGCCCTGTCGCGGCAGTGGTGGATGGCGCTCGCCCGCGAGACGGGTCCCGCGCCCGGAGAGCCCCGGCTCCTCCACCACCTGGCTCGCTCCTCCCCCGACGCCCGCATCCTGGTGGTGGCCTCGCCCTCCTATCTCGGCGCGCTCGAGGAGGACCTGGCACTCGCGGCCCGCGCCCTGCGCCGCCCCGAGCACCTGCTCGTCATCTCCGCGCCCGGCCCCACCTCCCGGGGCGTGCTCGCTCCCCACTGGGTCCCCTCGAGCGCCCGGCTCCAGGCCGCCCTGGGCGGCACCCGGAATGCCCTGAGTGTCCGGATCGCGAAGGACCTGCTGAGGCGCGCAAGCGGGGAGGACGTAACGGATTTGGACGCCGCCAGGGTCCAGGGTTATTACGGGCGTCTGATCCACCGCAGCGCGCCTCCACCGCGCTTGCAGCGGACGCCCATGACGGACGACGAGGTACGGCGGTTCATCGCGCGGGAGATGCGCACGGAGCAACGGACATGGAGCGCCATGCTGCGGCGGCTGCGCGACAGCGGCCTCGCCTGCGAGCAGCAGCGCTTCCGCCGGCTCTTCCTCGAGCTCCAGGAGCGCCCATGAGCCGCCTCCCCCCGAAGCCCCTCCTCCACCTCCGGATGCTCGCGTGAAGTTCTTCCTGCCAGACAGCCAGGATCTCGTCGATCCCTCCTTCGACTTCGAGCTGGAGCGCCGCTCGATGACCCGCCAGCGCCAGCGGGACGACCTCTATGCCCACGAGGTCTTCTCCACGCCCGCCTTCGACGGCCTGCTGGTGTCCAAGGGAATCGTCGACGGCTTCGGCGTCCTGGGCAGCCGCTACACCCTGTCCCAGCGCCGTCGGCTCCAGCGCGATGGCGCTCCCCAGTTCTTCCGTCTGGACAACGCCCCCTACCCGCTGGAGATCATGGGCGACTGCGGCGCCTTCACCTACGTGGACGAGGAGGAGCCTCCGTACTCCGTCGACGAGGTGCTCGCCTTCTACGAGAGCTGCCGCTTCCACTACGGTGTGTCGCTCGACCACGTCATCCTTGAGTTCGACCCCGCCGCGGATGCCCCGGGCGCCGAGGAGGACGTCATCTCCCCCGCCATCCGCGCCCGGCAGCAGCTCACCCTCGAGCGCGCCCGGGAGTTCCTGCGCAAGCACAAGGCGGGAGGCCATTCCTTCAAGCCGCTCGGGGTGGCCCAGGGGTGGAGCCCGAAGTCCTACGCCGCCGCGGTGAAGGCGCTCCAGAAGATGGGCTACGACTACATCGCCCTGGGCGGCATGGTTCCCCTCAAGACGCAGGAGATCCGCCTGTGCCTGGAGGAGATTCAAGCGGTCCGCAAGCCGGGCACCCGCCTGCACCTGCTGGGCGTGACGCGCCCCGAGCACCTCCAGGAGTTCTCCCGCCTGGGCATCGCCTCCTTCGACAGCACGTCCCCACTGCGGCAGGCCTTCAAGGATGCCCGCGACAACTATTACCTGGACGGGCACAAGTACACGGCCATCCGCATCCCGCAGATCGAAGGCAACCCCGACCTGCAGAAGAAGATCTTCGCCGGCCAGGTGTCCCAGGAGAGCGCGCGCCGGCTGGAGCGCGAGTGCCTGGAGTCCATGCGTCTGTTCGATCAGGGCCGGCGCACGGTCCGCCAGACGCTGGAGGTGCTGCTGGAGTACGAGCGGCTCTACGACCCGGACACGAAGCCGAAGAGAAACGACCACGCCGCCGCCTACGAGCAGACGCTGGAGAATGCGCCCTGGCGCCGCTGTGCGTGCGAGGTGTGCGGGAAATTGAAACACCACGTCATCCTCTTCCGGGGCGCGGAGCGCAACCGGAGGCGCGGCTTCCACAACATCTGGACGCTGTATCGCCAGATGCACGAGCGCGGGCTGGGCGAGGGCTCCCCGTTCCAGGAGGAAATGGGTCCGCGCGCGCGCCGGGCGAAGGCGCGCGCCCACGGGTGAGGGAGAGGGAAGAGACATGCCGAAAGAACTGAAGCTTCCCGCCGTCGAAGTGCGCCAGTCCAAGGGCCGGACGCTGTACTCGTTCGCGGTGGACGGGAAGCTGGTCCATCGCTTCGCCACCATCTCGCGCGTGAGCCGCAGGGAGGGCCAGCTGCACGGCTACCAGCGGCCCGAGGCCCTCGCGCACATCGAGGAGATCCGCAACTACCTCGAGAGCCCCTCGCCGATGGTGCCCAACGCCGTCATCCTGGCCTTCGACTCGCGCGTGCGCTTCAAGCCGGCGGAGACGAAGCCTCCCTCCAAGGAGGTCTACTCGCGGCCGGGCTTCATCATCATCCCGATGGAGGAGCAGCCCGACGAGGACAAGCCGGGCTTCATCGTGGATGGCCAGCAGCGACTGGCGGCCATCCGCGACGCGGCCATCGACAGCTTCCCCATCTGCGTCACGGCCTTCATCACCGACGACATCGGCCAGCAGGCCGAGCAGTTCATGCTCGTCAATTCGACGAAGCCCCTGTCCAAGGCGCTCCTGTACGAGCTGCTCCCGCAGACCCGCGCCCAGCTCCCCTCGTCCCTCAGCCGCCGCCGGCTCCCGGCCCAGCTCATGGTGCGGCTCAACCAGGATGAGCGCTCTCCGCTCCGGGAGATGATCCAGACGGCCACGCACCCCACGGGCATCATCAAGGACAACTCCATCCTCAAGATGCTCGAGCACAGCCTGATCGATGGCGCGCTCTACGAGGTCCGGAAGCGGGGCGACTCGGAGGATGGCCTCGAGCCCATGATGGAGCTGCTGCGCAACTACTGGACGGCGGTCTCCCAGGTCTTCAAGGAGGCCTGGGGGAAGCCTCCCAAGAAGTCGCGGCTCATGCATGGCGCGGGAATCATCAGCATGGGCCTCATCATGGATGACGCCAGCGCGCTCCTCATGGAGACGGCGCGCCCCCCCACCGTCCAGCAGTACGCGGCCGCGCTCCAGCCGCTCGAGAAGCTCTGCCACTGGACCTCGGGCACCTGGGACTTCGGCAATGGCCGCACGCGCAAGTGGAACGAATTGCAGAACACGCCCAAGGACATCGATCTGCTCGCCAGGTACCTCACCGACCAGTACCGGAGTCTGGTGAAGGACCGGCCGCAGAAGCTGCGCCGGGTCGCCCAGCGCTGAGGTGTCACGCTCCCAGAGTCTACGTCCCGTGACCCCGTACAGCAGCCTGGAGCAACTCTTCCAACAAGGCCTGGCCTTCGCGCCAAGAGCCAAGGCGGGCCGCGCTGCCCAGGTGGTCCTTCGCGCCCACGTTCACGAGCTTCGCTCCCCAGTCCGCGGCAAGCCCGGTGATTCGCTCCATCGTGATGAACGCGTCATTGGTGCTCGCCACCACTACTGAAGGAAACGGGAGCCGCTGGCGCGGCATGGGCGCGAAGCCGCTCGTTCCCGCCGGAAAGCCGGGGGCCTCCGTGTCGCTGGGCGCGACCAGCAGGGCACCGCGGACCTTGCCATGATTGGCGGGATGCGCCGCTGCCCAATGCGCGACCAGGATGCACGCGAGGCTATGTGCCACGAGCACCACCGGCCGCCGCGCTCCCGCGATGGCCAGTTCCAGCGTGGCCACCCAGTCCTCCCTCCGGGGTGTGTTCCACTCCGCCTGCTCGATGCGCTGGCAGTCCGTCCGCTCCCGCTCCCAGTGGGTCTGCCAATGCTCGGGGCCCGAGTTGTAGAGGCCCGGAAGGATGAACACGGCGGGGGAGGCTTCTGTGGACATGGCTACCTCGGCAGTGCGACGCGGGCGTTCGATGGGGAACCTTCCCGACCGTATTAAGGCAGTGCATCCAAGTCGGGCAAAAATAACGAACTTCTGATCAGACTTCGTCGAATCGCCCACCCACCATGCCAGTTCGTTCCAGGGCCGCTTTGATCTCCTCATCAACGATGACCGGCGGGTGCCAGCCCCAAAGCCGGAACACGCGGGCATCGCCAACCTTCGACTTGTCAATGCGCAGACCTATCACTGAGCGGTACTCCCCGACTCGCTCTGGCCGCCCATCTCCCGCACTGTAGAACTGAACTTCTGCGCTCGCCTTATCGTCAATGCACCGGACTGTCCGCGCCACGTTCACAAGATAGTAAGTCTCGGCCTGTCCTTGAACCTCGACAGGAAAGAGCTGAACATCGTTGGGGGCCATCTCACGGAAGACAGCGGCCACTCGCACGTTGACGATGGGGGCTTGCCCAACCCCCGCTGTGTCGAAGTCCAGTGGCCTCCCGGGTCGGTCAACCGAGACGCGCAGTCGCTCGCGAACCTCGACGGGCCGACCATAGCTGAATTCCCAAACGTCCTCTAGCTCCTGACCGGTAAGGCGAGTCGGCTCTCCCAGGTACCAGCGCCCCGCCACATCCACGTCAATGCCTAGCCGGAAAAAGCGTCGCTCCATGGGTCATGCCTCGGGGTTCTTCGTGACCAGCTTCCGCAGCTCTGTACCCGCCGTTGTAAGGTCTTTCGCGATCTTTGCCAGTTCGTCAACCAACGCGGCCCGGCACTGCGCGGCCCCCCGGCATCCCTGCATTGCTCTCGCGATCCGGTCCAACACGGCCTGGTGGTACTCGCGAGAGTGAGGTCCCTTGTGCCCCTTGATGCGCACCTGGTTCGCAGGGTCATTGAGTTCCATCCTGGCCAGCCTGAAATAGCGCTCGAACAGCGGAGTCCATGGGCCGCCAGAAGCCTCGGAGATTTCGTTCTTGTTCGTGCAGATGTGGTGAATGTCGCCTTCGGGGTCGCCCTGCATGGCACTCCCGGGGCCCATGGCGACCGCTGCAACGGCCGTGGGGGCAAGTACGACATTCAGCACTCCCGCTGAAGGCATGGCAATCGATTGCACCCCGCCTGTCCACGCCGCAGATAGCTGAAACCCGCCTTCGGCCTGTGCCCTCAACGCCGCCTGCGCCGCGCCTGGTAGCTTGGAGCCCTGCGCAGCCGTGGCGTTCCTACCGCCGAGAACGGACAAGGCGACGATAACCAGAACCCGAGCACCATTGTCTCCGAGCACTTTCCCGAATCGGTGTCCAACATCCTCCAACTCCGAGATGGTACGGGCGTTCTTTGACTCCTCCATGAGCCGCAGGAATCCCTGTCCGAGGTTCCACACGGGGCCGGTGCCGAGATACGCAATCAATGATGCCGTTAACGCAATCGCAACAAGCTTGGTGATGGGCTCGGGTGCAACCAACATCACAAGTGCGGTCCCCACCATGGACACAACCATTGTGCGGAGGGCAGCAGGGTCCGCGAAGTCCTTTACCGCTTCCTCGACGCCTTCCCAGACTGTATCGAATGCGAAGAAGAGCGACATCATGCGCAGCTGCGTCGGATCCAGAGTCAACTCCCCCGCGAGCAGATTCAGCCGCGCTCTGGGGTCACTCTGCTGTTGTCCGATCCGTGCATGCGACTGGGCCATCGTGCGCCCCTGGGCCCCGTCAACCACCCCTCCAGCCGAAGCAAGTAGAAAAAGCCGGGCATCCTGCTCGGGCTCCTCATGTATGACATTCAGCTTCAAGTCGAGCATGAGTTGCACGACAGCCCTCTTGAACTCTGCTTCATCGATTTCAATAGGTTTGGTCTCAACGGGTTGCCAGACGCTCGGCGCCCCCTGTCCAGTGTCCAGGTTCACGATTCGCGTCGTTGCGCAACCTGACGCGAGCAACAGCAACGCGACGATTGCGCAGATCTTCATGGCGCTCCCCGAGGTCAACGTCCCTATGCCCCCGATGCACAGTACTGTCTTGGCAGTGAGCATGCCCCGATCTTGTGGCTCTCCCGCAGTTCGTGTGGTTCAGAGCGGCGAGCGGGCGAGCCTTATTCGTCAGTCGTCCGTATGCACCCAGGATTCACACAGACCGCGGCCGTGGTCCTCCTGCGAGGAACCAAGCGGGCAACTCGGCACCGGGAAGTGCCCATCGTCACCATCGACTCGATCTCCATGACGCCTGCGCCCGCATTGGCATCGCCCACTGATCGCCGAACGCTCTCCGCCGCACCCTCGCGACCTTAGCCCAGGGCGCACCACCGGACCTCATCGCCCCGATGATGGGACATGCGGGCACGCGGATGGCTGAGTGGGGTCTACGGCAGGCTGCCAACGAGGGAGCTTGCTACTCGGGTCGTCGCTGCCGTGGGAGCAGACCGTAGCGCATTTGTAGCAGACACCCGCGCTACAAATGGACTCCCTGGACTCCGTGGACTGACTAAGTCCTCGAAGTCCGAGGGAGTTGATGTGCCCAGGGGCGGAATCGAACCACCGACACGGGGATTTTCAGTCCCCTGCTCTACCAACTGAGCTACCTGGGCGTTCTGCTCAACCGCGCGAAGTAGGGGCGATTTACGGGGACTCGGCCCTCACGTCAAGCTGGTTCTTCAACTCCACCCCACTTCCCCTCCTTCCCCCTCCCCGCTCGCACGCCCGGCCGCCCTCCCCTCCTCCACGCCCGCACGCCCCGTGCGTTTCCGTTAAATCCCCGCCATCTCCCCCGGAGGCCCCTGCGTGAGCTGGCTCAACTACCACCACCTCCTCTACTTCTGGACCGTCGCCCGCGCCGGCTCCATCGCCAAGGCCAGCCAGGAGCTCCACCTCGCCCAGCCCACCATCAGCGCCCAGCTCAAGCTCCTCGAGGAGTCCCTCGGCCACAAGCTCTTCGAACGCCAGGGCCGCCGCCTCGTCCTCACCGACGTCGGCCGCACCGTCCTCCGCTACGCCGAGGACATCTTCCGCCTCGGCAACGAGCTCAAGAACGTCGTCAACGGCATGCCCTCCGGTCAGGGCCTCCGCGTCGCCGTCGGCGTCACCGACGTCATCCCCAAGCTCGTCGCCGAGCGCCTCCTCCAGCCCGCCTTCGACGTCTCCCCTGACCTCCGCATCACCTGCCGCGAAGGTCCTCTGCCCCAGCTCCTCGCCTCCCTCGCCCTCCACGAGCTCGACGTCGTCCTCGCCGATTCCCCCTCCCCCGAGCCCGTCAGCGTCCGCTCCTTCAACCACCTGCTCGGCAAGTGCGGCGTCTCCTTCTTCGCCGCCCCCAGGCTCGCTCACCTGTCCAAGGGCTTCCCTCGCTCCCTCGATAGCGCCCCCGTCCTCCTCCCCTCCGACGCCTCCTCCGTCCGCCGCTCCCTCGAAATGTGGTTCGACTCCCGCGGCATCCACCCCGTCATCACCGGCGACTTCGATGACTACGCCCTCTTGTTGGCCTTCGGGCAGCGCGGCCACGGCGTCTTCGCCGCCCCCTCCGTCATCGAGCAGGAGGTGTGTCGACAGTTCAATGTCTCCGTCATCGGGCACACCGATGACATCGAGACCTGCTTCTACGCCATCTCCGTCGAGCGGCGACTCAGGCACCCCGCTGTTGTCGCCATCGCCGAGACGGCTCGATCACGGTTGTTCGGGTAGCGGGGTAGACCCTCACCCCAGCCCTCTCCCAGAGGGAGAGGGAGCATCGCTCAGGGCGAACGGTGGACTTCGCGACCGTCTACCACCGTCGCCACTACCTTCGCGTCCACCAGTTTCTTGGGCTCGTCCGCGACCGGGTCCACCGACAGCACCGTGAAGTCAGCGTCCATCCCCTCCACCAGACGCCCCCTTCGCCCCTCCGCGAACGACGCCCACGCTGGTCCCACCGTGAAGCCCTCCAACGCCTCCTCCCCCGTCAGGCGCTCCTGGGGTTGCCACCCGCCCTCGGGCTTTCCCCCCGCGTCCTGACGCGTCCTCGCCGCGTACAGCCCCGCCAGTACGTCCGGATTCTCGATCGGGAAGTCGCTCCCCAGCGCCAGCACCGCCCCCGCTTCCTTCAGGCTCTTCCACGCGTACGCCCCCTTCAGCCTCTCCGCCCCCAGCCTCGCCTCCGCCCACCCCATGTCGCTCGTCGCGTGCGTCGGCTGCACGCTCGCCACCAGCCCCGCCTCCCCCAGTTTCTGGATGTCCTCCGGCCTCAAGATCTGCGCGTGCTCCACCCGGTGTCTCAGCGCCTTCGTCCCCGTCCCCGCCGCCGCTCGGATCAGCGTGTCCACCACCAACGTGTTCGCCCGGTCTCCAATCGCGTGGATGCACACCTGGAAGCCCCTCTCCATGAAGGCCCACGTCCTCGCCGACAGTTCCTCCGGCTCCATCAGCAACAGCCCCGTCTCCCCAGGCGCGTCGCTGTAGGGCTCGTGCAGCGCCGCCCCTCTCGAGCCCAGCGCCCCGTCCAACAGGAACTTCACCGACTTCATCTCCAACATCCGCCCGCTGTACGTCCCCAGCTCCAGGTACGTCTGCCGGTCCCCTCCCTGCCCGTC
This is a stretch of genomic DNA from Archangium violaceum. It encodes these proteins:
- the dpdA gene encoding tRNA-guanine transglycosylase DpdA, encoding MKFFLPDSQDLVDPSFDFELERRSMTRQRQRDDLYAHEVFSTPAFDGLLVSKGIVDGFGVLGSRYTLSQRRRLQRDGAPQFFRLDNAPYPLEIMGDCGAFTYVDEEEPPYSVDEVLAFYESCRFHYGVSLDHVILEFDPAADAPGAEEDVISPAIRARQQLTLERAREFLRKHKAGGHSFKPLGVAQGWSPKSYAAAVKALQKMGYDYIALGGMVPLKTQEIRLCLEEIQAVRKPGTRLHLLGVTRPEHLQEFSRLGIASFDSTSPLRQAFKDARDNYYLDGHKYTAIRIPQIEGNPDLQKKIFAGQVSQESARRLERECLESMRLFDQGRRTVRQTLEVLLEYERLYDPDTKPKRNDHAAAYEQTLENAPWRRCACEVCGKLKHHVILFRGAERNRRRGFHNIWTLYRQMHERGLGEGSPFQEEMGPRARRAKARAHG
- the dbpB gene encoding DGQHR domain-containing protein DpdB; translated protein: MPKELKLPAVEVRQSKGRTLYSFAVDGKLVHRFATISRVSRREGQLHGYQRPEALAHIEEIRNYLESPSPMVPNAVILAFDSRVRFKPAETKPPSKEVYSRPGFIIIPMEEQPDEDKPGFIVDGQQRLAAIRDAAIDSFPICVTAFITDDIGQQAEQFMLVNSTKPLSKALLYELLPQTRAQLPSSLSRRRLPAQLMVRLNQDERSPLREMIQTATHPTGIIKDNSILKMLEHSLIDGALYEVRKRGDSEDGLEPMMELLRNYWTAVSQVFKEAWGKPPKKSRLMHGAGIISMGLIMDDASALLMETARPPTVQQYAAALQPLEKLCHWTSGTWDFGNGRTRKWNELQNTPKDIDLLARYLTDQYRSLVKDRPQKLRRVAQR
- a CDS encoding RBBP9/YdeN family alpha/beta hydrolase encodes the protein MSTEASPAVFILPGLYNSGPEHWQTHWERERTDCQRIEQAEWNTPRREDWVATLELAIAGARRPVVLVAHSLACILVAHWAAAHPANHGKVRGALLVAPSDTEAPGFPAGTSGFAPMPRQRLPFPSVVVASTNDAFITMERITGLAADWGAKLVNVGAKDHLGSAARLGSWREGQALLEELLQAAVRGHGT
- a CDS encoding imm11 family protein → MERRFFRLGIDVDVAGRWYLGEPTRLTGQELEDVWEFSYGRPVEVRERLRVSVDRPGRPLDFDTAGVGQAPIVNVRVAAVFREMAPNDVQLFPVEVQGQAETYYLVNVARTVRCIDDKASAEVQFYSAGDGRPERVGEYRSVIGLRIDKSKVGDARVFRLWGWHPPVIVDEEIKAALERTGMVGGRFDEV
- a CDS encoding AHH domain-containing protein; its protein translation is MKICAIVALLLLASGCATTRIVNLDTGQGAPSVWQPVETKPIEIDEAEFKRAVVQLMLDLKLNVIHEEPEQDARLFLLASAGGVVDGAQGRTMAQSHARIGQQQSDPRARLNLLAGELTLDPTQLRMMSLFFAFDTVWEGVEEAVKDFADPAALRTMVVSMVGTALVMLVAPEPITKLVAIALTASLIAYLGTGPVWNLGQGFLRLMEESKNARTISELEDVGHRFGKVLGDNGARVLVIVALSVLGGRNATAAQGSKLPGAAQAALRAQAEGGFQLSAAWTGGVQSIAMPSAGVLNVVLAPTAVAAVAMGPGSAMQGDPEGDIHHICTNKNEISEASGGPWTPLFERYFRLARMELNDPANQVRIKGHKGPHSREYHQAVLDRIARAMQGCRGAAQCRAALVDELAKIAKDLTTAGTELRKLVTKNPEA
- the nhaR gene encoding transcriptional activator NhaR, with the translated sequence MSWLNYHHLLYFWTVARAGSIAKASQELHLAQPTISAQLKLLEESLGHKLFERQGRRLVLTDVGRTVLRYAEDIFRLGNELKNVVNGMPSGQGLRVAVGVTDVIPKLVAERLLQPAFDVSPDLRITCREGPLPQLLASLALHELDVVLADSPSPEPVSVRSFNHLLGKCGVSFFAAPRLAHLSKGFPRSLDSAPVLLPSDASSVRRSLEMWFDSRGIHPVITGDFDDYALLLAFGQRGHGVFAAPSVIEQEVCRQFNVSVIGHTDDIETCFYAISVERRLRHPAVVAIAETARSRLFG
- a CDS encoding amidohydrolase, whose translation is MLVLALGLGCARRAPEGARVETTVYVARRIRTLDARRPEAQALAVREGRLLAVGTKAEVLKAAGEGARIVDYGSAVVVPGLVDAHAHLAGLGWSLTVARLEGARSVDEVIQRLGDAPSTSFQGDWLVGKGWDQNGWPGKSFPGRSELDARFPRTPVYLTRVDHHAAWVNGEALRRAGITRETRDPAGGRILRDAKGEPTGVLVDNAMDLVAGVVPPPTDEQLEARLSAALERCAEVGLTGVHDAGMDLRTFRRLQMWDMAGRLPVRVYAMADGQGGDRQTYLELGTYSGRMLEMKSVKFLLDGALGSRGAALHEPYSDAPGETGLLLMEPEELSARTWAFMERGFQVCIHAIGDRANTLVVDTLIRAAAGTGTKALRHRVEHAQILRPEDIQKLGEAGLVASVQPTHATSDMGWAEARLGAERLKGAYAWKSLKEAGAVLALGSDFPIENPDVLAGLYAARTRQDAGGKPEGGWQPQERLTGEEALEGFTVGPAWASFAEGRRGRLVEGMDADFTVLSVDPVADEPKKLVDAKVVATVVDGREVHRSP